A window of Methanobrevibacter sp. contains these coding sequences:
- a CDS encoding DUF1565 domain-containing protein, with amino-acid sequence MKDYKILLISFVLLVFMIGAVSATSVEDATVEAQMPPIVVIDDDPIVVIDDDPVVIDDDPVVIDDDPVVIDDDPVDVEVDTKDIYVSDAGDDSNTGSEESPYATIGKAISDVNASNIATIHIGEGTFISDDDSNFNIQLLHKSNGGSLTFIGAGADKTFIDGQSAFRFATFGYNTNITIKDISFINFKQGNGAVISNNGGILTIENCVFKDVYSTGHQGGAIYMTNNNGVLTVKDSSFISCSANGQNNWQAGGGAIYARNIDSLTLINNNFIATSIVRGSGVAVYSNSKTYIDGNKFINLTGTNDASIFVNDLKGSTICNNQFINCSNPSTTYSIVNIAYGSSTMKNNTFINSTNSVGNIYSTGTINGLNFTIDEDLIDVGNDEINNGVYVSVNVTDDMGNIVKISSFKLNFVNENNTYTFNPSSRNGKFYFNFNSMPEVGIYNVTITSGDTTSDALSTADIHYSNEIVDLYVSPEGADENNGTINSPFATIQHAVDVGFEKTFNVAIHLLKGTYSGEGNVEITIANKGTLQILGEKYGETIIDGNEETWFFHISTESTLKNLKFVNGYGDSLITGNEKVSLIDCIMDSNNGEGSSILSNVNIDNLTFTNNKGHYSISAQNIKAINSYFANNTNEYGPGGAIAIENWISLTKIENCKFINNTAGETGGALYCGDAYGISIENCYFDGNYAPNGGAIFNPAQGIVTVTNTTFINNKADVNGVFGGVDSSMSFISPALKFNDCRFINNSATKAAVSTIKIGIFEGCSFINNTADYGGVFVLLPYAIEPENPVFIDYETEEIIDSLELNDVIFENNIARINGKDIYLEKHNYWEGDEYLKYAIPLTITFNDLNVTSLVDDLTANVSGPCGTVIGSFYDLIFELNGSKVGSAKINNGVSILNYAGFDDGEYVLSGNTYLVNPENVVNDAKVIVKLENVLDHVEFWVSPEGSDENGNGSESNPFKSISHAVAEASKNCRNITIHLTEGNFAGALNTALSLSSMNNIVLAGAGVDKTIIDGENTTYFATVTDGKNKVIISDLTIKNMLPDNRQSQVIDSASPITVDEGANLLLDNVELSDNHGGDAIIVNNGNLTIANSVITKNGISLRGLIIGGNIFIDNSTIFDNYVFTGYREVSFIQAQSVIVNNTSFKDNYLIIQYPSNPNFVLIKATDVIIENTNVTNDGDNESLINLGIVDKSISFNPALSISGNINMTNTNMVNNFKGKIYTIESMSQLFYPCALNDYGAMTSILNVYNSSFVNFRYIWMANGYCDFKYNFDGCVFKNITYLAHSRTVGPDTEYNISNSVFLFDGDVIINQQRFEDTVVPNVNFNNNYWGNNSKPTVYFLGNMGIKDETYSPDTWIVLYSEDEQTVIKNLTDGENITAYTGNAPIRTDYADNNGALDYAVVFGPVGYLFTTDDDKNVIFNPEDAMYPFEAADPMDYRTPSVITITGLSGDLGIVGVLVDPVGNPIANATIASFVNGENVANVTTDEDGAFTVKGIKNGVLTILFNGTVDYFDTEYNLTFANAGKTTKSFINLDTVESDLAIRGTLVDDEGNPIANATITYAVNGANATEVTTDDNGVFTVQGASDSIISIDFNGNDAFDASNINITLKNLSPVRQATLFNSSDFTQYSCDFYEGERGGNFTFQLVDEMGNPIANKTIYIGYNGVTLNRTTDENGFANVQINLKNAGLYTFVIVFLGDEDYNATMAVHKVNIEKKTTSISASAKTFKATAKTKKYTVTLKTIKGSSIDGKTYLAKGKKVTLQINGKTYTAKTNAKGQATFSLKITKKGKFTAKVSFAGDNTYKEANKSVKLTIK; translated from the coding sequence ATGAAAGATTATAAGATATTATTGATATCTTTTGTATTGCTAGTCTTCATGATTGGCGCTGTAAGTGCAACATCTGTCGAAGATGCAACTGTTGAGGCTCAAATGCCTCCAATTGTTGTTATTGATGATGATCCGATTGTTGTTATTGATGATGATCCGGTTGTTATTGATGATGATCCGGTTGTTATTGATGATGATCCGGTTGTTATTGATGATGATCCTGTTGATGTAGAAGTTGATACAAAAGATATTTATGTAAGTGATGCCGGTGATGATTCAAATACTGGTTCAGAAGAAAGTCCTTATGCTACAATTGGAAAAGCTATTTCTGATGTTAATGCATCAAATATAGCTACTATTCATATTGGAGAAGGAACTTTCATTTCAGATGACGATTCAAACTTTAACATTCAACTGTTGCATAAAAGTAACGGCGGTAGTTTAACTTTCATTGGTGCTGGTGCGGATAAAACATTTATTGATGGTCAATCTGCATTCAGATTTGCTACATTTGGTTATAATACTAACATTACAATAAAAGATATTTCTTTTATTAATTTTAAACAGGGTAACGGTGCGGTTATTTCTAATAATGGTGGTATTTTAACTATTGAAAATTGTGTTTTTAAAGATGTTTATTCCACCGGCCATCAAGGTGGAGCAATTTATATGACTAATAATAATGGTGTTTTAACAGTTAAAGATTCATCATTTATTTCATGCTCTGCAAACGGTCAAAATAATTGGCAAGCTGGTGGTGGAGCAATTTATGCTCGTAATATTGATAGTTTGACTTTAATAAATAATAATTTTATTGCTACAAGCATTGTTAGGGGAAGTGGTGTTGCAGTTTATTCCAATTCCAAAACATATATTGATGGAAATAAGTTTATTAATTTAACTGGAACCAATGATGCATCTATTTTTGTAAATGATTTAAAAGGTTCTACAATTTGTAACAATCAGTTTATTAATTGTTCTAATCCGTCCACAACTTATTCAATTGTAAATATTGCTTATGGTAGCAGTACCATGAAAAATAATACATTTATAAACTCAACTAATTCTGTTGGAAATATTTATTCAACAGGAACTATAAATGGATTAAATTTCACTATTGATGAGGATTTAATAGATGTGGGCAATGATGAAATCAACAATGGCGTTTATGTTTCAGTTAATGTAACTGATGATATGGGAAATATTGTTAAAATAAGTTCATTTAAACTTAATTTTGTAAACGAAAACAATACTTATACTTTCAATCCTTCTTCTAGAAATGGAAAATTCTATTTTAACTTTAATTCAATGCCTGAAGTTGGAATCTATAATGTAACTATTACAAGTGGTGACACTACTAGTGATGCTTTATCAACTGCTGATATTCACTATTCTAATGAAATTGTTGATTTATATGTGTCTCCTGAAGGTGCTGATGAGAATAATGGTACCATAAATTCTCCATTTGCAACAATTCAACATGCAGTGGACGTTGGTTTTGAAAAAACATTCAATGTGGCTATTCATTTACTCAAAGGAACTTATTCTGGTGAAGGCAATGTGGAAATAACAATTGCAAATAAAGGCACTCTTCAAATTTTAGGTGAAAAATATGGTGAAACAATAATAGATGGAAATGAGGAAACCTGGTTCTTCCATATTTCCACAGAATCTACTCTTAAAAATCTAAAATTTGTTAATGGTTATGGCGACTCATTAATTACTGGAAATGAAAAGGTTAGTTTAATTGACTGTATTATGGACAGTAATAATGGTGAAGGTTCTTCAATTTTATCTAATGTAAATATTGATAATTTAACATTTACAAATAATAAAGGACATTACTCCATTTCAGCTCAGAACATAAAAGCAATTAATTCTTATTTTGCAAACAACACAAATGAATATGGACCTGGTGGTGCTATTGCTATTGAAAATTGGATCAGTCTAACTAAAATTGAAAATTGTAAGTTTATCAATAACACTGCAGGTGAAACCGGAGGTGCTTTATATTGTGGAGATGCTTATGGAATTTCAATTGAAAACTGTTACTTTGATGGAAATTATGCTCCGAACGGTGGTGCAATATTCAATCCAGCTCAGGGTATTGTAACTGTAACCAACACTACTTTTATAAACAATAAGGCTGATGTGAATGGTGTATTTGGTGGTGTGGATAGTTCTATGTCTTTCATTTCTCCTGCATTGAAGTTTAATGATTGTAGATTCATTAACAATTCAGCTACTAAAGCGGCTGTTTCCACTATAAAAATAGGAATATTTGAAGGTTGTTCATTTATAAATAATACTGCGGATTATGGTGGAGTATTTGTTCTATTGCCATATGCCATTGAACCTGAAAATCCAGTATTCATTGATTATGAAACTGAAGAAATAATTGATTCTTTAGAGTTAAATGATGTTATTTTTGAAAATAATATTGCAAGAATCAACGGTAAAGATATTTATCTTGAAAAGCATAACTATTGGGAGGGAGATGAGTATTTAAAATATGCTATTCCTTTAACCATCACATTCAATGATTTAAATGTCACTTCACTTGTGGATGATTTGACCGCAAATGTTTCTGGTCCATGTGGAACAGTAATAGGCTCTTTCTATGATTTGATTTTTGAATTGAATGGAAGTAAAGTGGGATCTGCAAAAATTAATAATGGTGTTTCAATATTAAATTATGCAGGTTTTGATGATGGGGAATATGTCTTATCAGGAAATACTTATTTGGTTAATCCTGAAAATGTAGTAAACGATGCTAAAGTCATTGTTAAATTGGAAAATGTTTTAGACCATGTTGAGTTTTGGGTTTCTCCTGAAGGCAGTGATGAAAATGGAAATGGAAGTGAATCTAATCCATTTAAATCAATTTCACATGCCGTTGCAGAAGCAAGTAAAAACTGCCGCAATATTACAATTCATTTAACTGAAGGTAATTTTGCTGGCGCTTTAAACACAGCTTTAAGCTTATCTTCCATGAACAATATCGTATTGGCTGGTGCTGGCGTAGACAAAACTATCATTGATGGTGAAAACACAACTTACTTTGCCACAGTCACTGATGGTAAAAACAAAGTAATTATTTCAGACTTAACTATAAAGAATATGTTGCCTGATAACAGACAGTCTCAAGTCATTGATTCTGCATCTCCTATAACTGTTGATGAAGGTGCAAATCTCCTATTGGATAATGTCGAATTAAGTGATAATCATGGTGGAGATGCTATTATTGTAAACAATGGTAATTTAACTATTGCCAATTCAGTAATTACCAAAAATGGTATTTCTTTAAGAGGACTTATTATTGGTGGAAATATTTTTATCGATAACTCTACAATTTTTGACAATTATGTCTTCACTGGATATAGAGAGGTAAGTTTTATACAAGCACAAAGTGTTATTGTAAATAATACTAGTTTTAAAGATAATTATTTAATAATTCAATATCCAAGTAATCCTAATTTTGTATTAATTAAAGCAACTGACGTTATTATTGAAAATACAAATGTGACAAATGATGGAGATAATGAATCATTGATTAATTTGGGCATAGTTGATAAGTCAATTAGTTTCAACCCAGCATTATCTATTTCAGGTAATATTAACATGACAAATACTAACATGGTCAATAACTTCAAAGGAAAAATTTACACTATAGAATCAATGTCTCAATTATTTTATCCATGCGCTTTAAATGATTATGGGGCTATGACTTCTATTTTAAATGTATATAATTCCTCATTTGTTAACTTCAGATACATTTGGATGGCAAACGGATATTGTGACTTTAAATATAACTTTGATGGTTGTGTATTTAAAAATATAACTTATCTGGCACATAGCCGTACTGTTGGTCCGGACACTGAATATAACATTTCCAATTCAGTATTCCTATTTGATGGTGATGTTATAATTAACCAACAACGTTTTGAAGATACAGTTGTTCCAAATGTTAACTTCAACAATAACTACTGGGGAAATAACTCCAAACCTACTGTTTATTTCTTAGGTAACATGGGTATTAAGGATGAGACTTACAGTCCGGACACTTGGATTGTTTTATATTCTGAAGATGAGCAAACTGTTATTAAGAACTTGACTGATGGTGAAAACATTACTGCTTACACTGGTAATGCTCCTATCCGTACTGATTATGCTGATAACAATGGTGCTCTTGATTATGCTGTTGTTTTCGGTCCTGTCGGTTACCTGTTCACTACTGATGATGATAAAAATGTAATCTTCAACCCTGAAGATGCAATGTATCCGTTTGAAGCTGCAGACCCTATGGATTACAGAACTCCTTCTGTTATCACAATAACCGGACTCTCCGGTGATTTGGGTATTGTCGGTGTATTGGTTGATCCTGTAGGCAATCCTATTGCAAATGCCACTATCGCTTCATTTGTCAACGGTGAAAATGTTGCTAACGTAACTACTGATGAAGATGGTGCTTTCACTGTTAAAGGTATTAAAAACGGTGTTTTAACAATCTTGTTCAACGGTACTGTTGATTACTTCGATACTGAGTACAACTTGACTTTCGCAAATGCGGGCAAAACCACAAAGTCTTTCATTAACCTCGACACTGTTGAGTCCGATTTGGCTATAAGAGGTACTTTGGTTGATGATGAAGGAAATCCTATTGCCAATGCTACAATTACATATGCTGTAAACGGTGCAAACGCTACTGAAGTCACCACTGATGATAATGGTGTTTTCACTGTTCAGGGTGCTAGTGATAGTATTATAAGCATTGATTTCAATGGAAATGATGCATTTGACGCTTCTAACATTAACATTACCTTGAAAAATCTCTCTCCTGTAAGGCAAGCTACTTTATTTAACAGTAGTGACTTCACACAATATTCTTGTGATTTCTACGAAGGAGAACGTGGTGGAAACTTCACATTCCAACTTGTAGATGAGATGGGTAATCCTATTGCAAACAAAACCATCTACATCGGTTACAACGGTGTAACATTAAATAGAACCACCGATGAAAACGGTTTTGCAAATGTTCAGATTAACCTCAAAAACGCAGGTCTATACACCTTTGTAATAGTATTCCTAGGCGATGAAGACTACAACGCAACCATGGCTGTACACAAGGTTAACATTGAAAAGAAAACAACTTCAATTTCTGCAAGCGCAAAAACATTTAAGGCTACTGCAAAAACCAAAAAATACACAGTAACCTTAAAAACCATCAAAGGATCATCCATCGATGGAAAAACATACCTTGCAAAAGGCAAAAAAGTTACCCTACAAATCAATGGTAAAACCTACACAGCAAAAACCAACGCTAAAGGTCAAGCAACATTCAGCCTAAAAATAACTAAAAAAGGCAAATTCACTGCTAAAGTTTCATTTGCCGGTGACAATACTTACAAGGAAGCAAACAAATCAGTAAAATTAACAATCAAATAG
- a CDS encoding Ig-like domain-containing protein — protein sequence MYNRSTFNISLEIPGNIKAPGESLFNVTISDKNLNLTVFENYDPWDGYGNEIEIINGKGTFSKYFWNMGQYEISIDFTGNEDYKPVHKSFTVFISNYTINVYNITYSPDANEIYFEVPDSFEYDFNVTMDGKPYTAKFDGEERGAHYIAVDDLTYGKHEANIYFEGKDQFHELNVTKTFYVKSEIGLTDSVIDWNTSGGFYIDLPADATGELVAYRYDYETKQCGERLGSVEITEGQGFLNLGNWSIGEYCLHVTYENGNYAVEPISTDVNVRPQITYSNYVFDKNNAKVKVNADGGNLTVYGNGGKQVGFVQVNGPTNISINMGNYNYFEIVYLKDNYEYRIDFEITVIDLSVNFNKSLPKFANGFRVYSDDSCHFDYYFDGNYKGEYDIDEYWQGYVNIPFDEGDLTLDEHTIELKFGDESKKITFTVFDANISVPTYFFKGQDSNLIIQMPEEMGGNVTGYLGTYDDWESDTITYSQFFSQNVTDEPIIVSLDDLKAGYRNIKLVYDNGETTFENYYVIRVLDMDISIENNTVISSSTSGFNYNVYGYYDSIEYSFDNQYKGTYDYSGTISFDQGDLIDGNHTIEFKVRTDDGTELSKKITFYVLSLNVTIPNYVQKREDAFIAVKVSDKSPANVTAYLTDSGNPEKIESAQLSDGQANISLNQLSSGYHNIRVVYEGSEFNVTQDVSTTILDISTSIENNTSIMSNTEYLYVNFDAYFAGNIVFKFDDVEKQVYDHVYNIQIPLFDCDLSQGVHTIDLILSWEGGSISKKIVFNTTDVLIEIPQEIAKNYNPQGIPTYATVYLNNDAAGNVTVFADGNQLSYYVVYGYSVYVYLTQLDVGEHDIEIIYSGDGNYPKTVKSEKINVVYVQAIENTYLTYGIDDLRIVLPSTDGVIVKIDGNETDYTIVDSNHILVSKSVLDIGNHNVIVENSNGEMDLGIFNVVANFQFDYQKQSVSLILPEDANGTMHVEIVRYDPNTYEELEVVKTVNVSLVDGKAIFENDLIPDYYIVKASYVNGNYDVSPNSAYMDSQYRYDIDKSIIYSNETASITFMSKENIGKLRVETSHSNKWNEIFVPIVDNKANLTLSGLEYGHYTFTLYHVVDDNYYQLGTLTLDVIRYDIDFDLKSEDINDGETAFANITLPDDAKGNVSLFVDGKLIDILDANSTISIPLENLTVGAHTLEFRYSGDNKYLDNSSMKPIIVNALKSDSSINATDCEITEGQTAVIEVNVTESAKGFVLVDVDGKKYYGNIVDGASEIRIDNLKEGTYTAVVTYSGDDKYKNSSTESSIKVKALADSNIDIDVSPLVAGESAAVSVKVNGADAPVIVTVNGVETKTIDKVSAITYTVTASFAGNATHKANSTTETFTASKLDSEINVTVTAGKAGEISVIEFNVTEGATGTVIINVNGTKYAADVDDGRLEIVLGEGSYSVVANYAGDDKYNDVVSDLKTLDVEYKLPENITIVIDDAEYSITPVNGTTVNTPLPDELQEAKDNITNLTEQLDVAKANASALKDDLDVAKANASALKDDLDV from the coding sequence ATGTATAATAGGTCAACCTTTAATATCAGTCTTGAAATTCCAGGAAACATCAAGGCACCGGGGGAAAGTCTTTTTAATGTAACCATTTCCGATAAAAATCTCAATCTGACTGTTTTTGAGAATTATGATCCTTGGGATGGATACGGAAATGAAATTGAAATAATCAATGGTAAAGGAACATTTTCAAAATATTTCTGGAATATGGGTCAATACGAAATAAGTATAGATTTTACGGGAAATGAGGATTATAAGCCGGTTCATAAATCTTTCACTGTTTTCATATCAAATTATACAATTAATGTATATAATATCACATACTCTCCAGATGCTAATGAAATCTATTTTGAGGTTCCAGATTCTTTTGAGTATGATTTTAATGTAACAATGGATGGAAAACCCTACACGGCTAAGTTTGATGGGGAAGAAAGAGGGGCGCATTACATTGCGGTTGATGATTTAACCTACGGTAAACATGAAGCAAACATCTACTTTGAAGGTAAAGATCAATTCCATGAATTAAATGTAACTAAAACTTTTTATGTAAAATCTGAAATTGGATTGACAGATTCGGTTATTGATTGGAACACCAGTGGTGGATTTTACATTGATTTGCCTGCTGACGCTACAGGTGAGCTAGTCGCATATAGATATGATTATGAAACCAAACAATGTGGAGAAAGATTAGGTTCAGTTGAAATAACTGAGGGTCAGGGATTTTTAAATTTAGGAAATTGGAGCATAGGTGAATATTGCCTTCACGTAACCTATGAAAACGGTAACTATGCTGTTGAACCTATATCTACGGATGTTAATGTTCGCCCGCAGATTACCTATTCTAATTATGTTTTTGATAAAAATAATGCAAAAGTTAAAGTTAATGCTGATGGAGGTAATCTGACTGTTTATGGAAATGGAGGTAAGCAGGTTGGATTTGTACAGGTCAACGGACCAACCAACATTTCAATTAATATGGGCAATTACAATTATTTTGAAATAGTTTATTTAAAAGACAATTATGAATATCGCATTGATTTTGAAATTACAGTCATAGATTTAAGTGTAAACTTCAACAAGTCCCTGCCAAAATTCGCCAATGGATTCAGAGTCTATTCAGATGATTCATGTCATTTTGACTATTATTTTGATGGAAATTATAAAGGTGAGTATGATATTGACGAGTACTGGCAAGGTTATGTAAATATTCCTTTTGATGAAGGCGATTTGACCCTCGATGAACACACCATCGAGTTGAAGTTTGGTGATGAAAGCAAAAAAATAACTTTCACAGTTTTTGATGCTAATATCTCTGTTCCAACATATTTCTTTAAAGGACAGGATTCTAATCTAATCATTCAAATGCCTGAAGAGATGGGAGGAAATGTCACAGGTTATTTAGGTACCTATGATGATTGGGAAAGTGATACTATTACGTATTCTCAATTTTTCTCTCAAAATGTTACAGATGAACCTATTATTGTTTCTTTAGATGACTTGAAGGCCGGTTACAGGAACATTAAATTGGTTTATGACAATGGCGAAACTACTTTTGAAAATTATTATGTTATAAGAGTTTTAGACATGGATATAAGCATAGAAAACAACACAGTTATTTCAAGTAGTACTTCAGGCTTTAATTACAACGTATATGGGTATTATGATAGTATTGAATATAGTTTCGATAATCAATATAAAGGTACTTATGATTATAGTGGCACTATCAGTTTCGACCAGGGTGATTTAATCGATGGAAATCACACAATTGAGTTTAAAGTCCGCACAGATGATGGAACTGAGCTGTCTAAAAAAATCACATTCTATGTTTTATCATTAAATGTAACAATTCCGAATTATGTTCAAAAACGTGAGGATGCATTTATTGCTGTTAAAGTATCTGATAAATCCCCAGCCAATGTAACTGCATACCTGACAGACTCTGGCAATCCTGAAAAGATTGAATCTGCTCAACTCAGTGATGGGCAAGCTAATATTTCTTTAAATCAGTTAAGCTCCGGCTACCATAATATTAGAGTAGTTTATGAAGGAAGTGAATTCAATGTCACTCAAGACGTTTCTACAACCATTTTGGACATTTCAACTTCAATTGAAAACAATACTTCAATCATGTCAAATACAGAATATTTATATGTTAATTTTGATGCATATTTTGCAGGTAATATAGTTTTCAAGTTTGACGATGTTGAAAAACAGGTATATGATCATGTATATAATATTCAAATTCCGTTGTTTGACTGTGATTTAAGCCAAGGAGTTCACACAATTGATCTTATATTGTCCTGGGAAGGAGGATCCATTTCCAAAAAAATAGTGTTTAACACAACTGATGTTTTGATTGAAATTCCACAGGAAATTGCAAAAAATTATAATCCGCAAGGTATTCCAACTTATGCTACTGTTTATTTAAATAACGATGCGGCAGGTAACGTTACTGTATTTGCTGACGGAAACCAGCTTTCATATTATGTTGTTTATGGATATTCAGTGTATGTTTATTTAACTCAGTTGGATGTTGGAGAGCATGATATTGAGATAATTTACTCCGGTGATGGTAATTATCCAAAAACAGTAAAATCTGAAAAAATAAACGTTGTTTATGTTCAGGCTATTGAAAATACCTATTTAACATATGGCATTGATGATTTAAGAATTGTTCTTCCATCCACCGATGGTGTCATTGTAAAAATTGATGGAAATGAAACAGATTACACTATAGTGGATTCCAATCACATTCTCGTTTCCAAATCTGTTCTTGATATTGGAAATCATAATGTCATTGTTGAAAACAGCAATGGTGAAATGGATTTAGGCATTTTTAATGTGGTGGCTAATTTCCAATTTGATTATCAAAAGCAATCTGTCAGTTTAATTTTACCTGAAGATGCAAACGGTACAATGCATGTTGAAATTGTTAGATATGATCCTAATACTTATGAGGAACTTGAAGTTGTAAAAACAGTTAATGTGTCTCTTGTTGACGGTAAAGCGATTTTTGAAAATGATTTAATTCCGGATTATTACATAGTTAAAGCAAGTTATGTAAATGGGAATTATGATGTGTCTCCAAATAGTGCATATATGGATTCTCAATATAGGTACGATATAGATAAATCCATAATATATTCAAATGAAACCGCTTCAATCACATTCATGAGTAAAGAAAATATAGGAAAACTTCGAGTTGAAACTTCTCACAGTAATAAGTGGAATGAAATATTTGTTCCTATTGTGGACAATAAGGCAAATTTAACATTGTCCGGCCTGGAATATGGACATTATACTTTCACATTATATCATGTTGTTGATGATAATTATTATCAACTGGGCACATTAACTTTGGATGTTATCAGATATGATATTGACTTTGATTTGAAAAGTGAAGACATTAATGATGGTGAAACCGCATTTGCAAATATAACATTACCTGATGATGCAAAAGGAAATGTTTCATTATTCGTTGATGGAAAACTGATTGACATACTTGATGCAAATTCAACAATCAGCATCCCATTGGAAAACTTGACTGTTGGAGCACATACACTTGAATTCAGATACTCTGGAGATAATAAATACCTGGATAATTCAAGCATGAAGCCAATTATTGTAAACGCACTCAAGTCAGATTCAAGCATTAATGCTACAGACTGTGAAATAACTGAAGGACAAACTGCTGTCATTGAAGTTAATGTAACTGAATCTGCAAAAGGATTTGTATTAGTTGATGTTGACGGTAAAAAATACTATGGAAATATTGTCGACGGTGCAAGCGAAATAAGAATTGACAATCTTAAAGAAGGAACCTATACTGCAGTCGTAACCTATTCTGGAGACGACAAATATAAAAATTCATCCACTGAATCATCAATTAAAGTCAAAGCTCTAGCAGATTCTAATATTGATATTGATGTTTCTCCATTGGTTGCTGGCGAGTCTGCAGCTGTCAGTGTTAAAGTAAATGGTGCTGACGCTCCTGTGATTGTTACTGTCAATGGTGTTGAAACTAAGACTATTGATAAGGTTTCAGCTATTACATATACTGTTACTGCTTCATTTGCAGGTAATGCTACTCATAAGGCTAACAGCACAACTGAAACTTTCACTGCTTCCAAATTAGATTCTGAGATTAATGTTACTGTAACTGCAGGTAAAGCCGGTGAAATATCAGTCATTGAATTTAATGTTACTGAAGGCGCTACAGGTACTGTAATCATTAATGTAAACGGAACTAAATATGCTGCTGATGTCGATGATGGTAGATTGGAAATTGTTTTAGGTGAGGGCAGTTATTCTGTTGTTGCTAATTACGCAGGTGACGATAAATACAATGATGTGGTATCTGATTTAAAAACTCTTGATGTTGAATACAAATTACCAGAAAATATTACAATAGTCATTGATGACGCTGAATACAGTATTACTCCTGTGAATGGCACTACTGTTAATACACCACTGCCTGACGAACTTCAAGAGGCTAAAGACAATATCACTAATTTAACTGAACAATTAGATGTTGCTAAGGCTAATGCTTCTGCGTTGAAGGATGATTTGGATGTTGCTAAGGCTAATGCTTCTGCGTTGAAGGATGATTTGGATGTTG
- the metK gene encoding methionine adenosyltransferase — protein sequence MNEIGRTFTSESVTQGHPDKVADIISDAILDAYMAQDKDSHVACETCVTTNFCMVFGEITSKAHISDEEIEKIIRDTIIEIGYDKPELKFDGHSCEVVNRLHEQSADINQGVDRGDEETGAGDQGMMFGFATNETESLMPYPIDLARKLTNKLTELRESGEIPYLRPDGKAQVSVNYDKDGNVVSLDAVVLSTQHDESMSDNQEQLKADIREKLFKAVIPDELMTEDTKEHINPTGKFEIGGPHGDAGLTGRKIIVDTYGGYARHGGGAFSGKDCTKVDRSACYMARYIAKNIVASGLAEKCEIQLSYAIGVAEPTSVMVDTFGTGVEGVDFEKIVRENFRLTPDGIIETLGLRDTTYKQTAKYGHFGIEGLPWEKTDKAEDLKKYI from the coding sequence ATGAATGAAATAGGTAGGACATTTACATCAGAGTCTGTAACTCAAGGGCACCCTGATAAGGTTGCGGATATAATTTCTGATGCAATATTGGATGCATATATGGCACAGGATAAAGATTCACATGTCGCTTGTGAAACTTGTGTAACAACCAATTTTTGTATGGTATTTGGTGAAATAACATCTAAAGCTCACATTTCAGATGAAGAAATCGAAAAGATCATAAGGGATACAATTATTGAAATAGGTTATGATAAGCCTGAACTGAAATTCGATGGTCACAGCTGTGAAGTTGTAAACAGGCTCCATGAACAGTCTGCAGATATCAATCAGGGTGTTGACCGTGGAGATGAGGAAACCGGTGCAGGAGACCAGGGTATGATGTTTGGTTTTGCAACCAATGAAACTGAATCATTAATGCCTTATCCGATTGACCTTGCACGTAAGTTAACCAATAAATTGACCGAGCTCAGGGAATCCGGTGAAATTCCATATTTAAGACCTGACGGTAAGGCACAGGTATCAGTCAATTATGACAAGGACGGAAATGTTGTTTCACTTGACGCAGTTGTACTGTCAACCCAGCATGACGAGTCAATGTCTGACAATCAGGAACAGCTTAAAGCGGACATTCGTGAAAAGCTCTTCAAGGCAGTCATTCCTGATGAACTCATGACTGAAGACACAAAAGAACACATCAACCCAACCGGCAAATTCGAAATAGGCGGCCCTCACGGAGATGCAGGTCTTACCGGACGTAAAATCATCGTCGATACCTATGGTGGATATGCAAGACATGGTGGTGGAGCGTTTTCAGGAAAAGACTGTACTAAAGTGGACAGAAGTGCATGCTACATGGCAAGATACATTGCCAAAAACATCGTTGCAAGCGGACTTGCTGAAAAATGTGAAATCCAATTGTCATATGCTATTGGAGTTGCAGAACCGACTTCAGTAATGGTAGACACTTTCGGAACCGGTGTTGAAGGCGTAGATTTCGAAAAGATTGTACGTGAAAACTTCAGATTGACTCCTGACGGAATCATCGAAACATTAGGTTTAAGGGACACTACCTACAAGCAAACCGCAAAATACGGTCACTTCGGTATTGAAGGTCTTCCATGGGAGAAAACCGACAAGGCTGAAGATTTGAAAAAATACATTTAA